Proteins from a single region of Runella sp. SP2:
- a CDS encoding 1,4-dihydroxy-2-naphthoyl-CoA synthase, whose product MPNWITAKEYTDITYKKCDGVARIAFNRPEVRNAFRPKTTFELLNAFEDATHDPKVGVVLLSGEGPSPKDGIWAFCSGGDQKARQKGGYRAEDGRDRLNILEVQRQIRFMTKPVIAVVPGWAVGGGHSLHVVCDLTLASKEHAIFKQTDADVASYDAGYGSAYLARMIGQKRAREIFFLGRNYSAQEAFEMGMVNAVVPHDELEDTAFQWAQEILGKSPMAIRMLKFAFNLVDDGLVGQQLFAGEATRLGYMTEEAQEGRDAFLEKRKPNWDKFERFS is encoded by the coding sequence ATGCCAAACTGGATTACGGCCAAAGAATACACCGATATTACCTACAAAAAATGCGACGGCGTAGCCCGTATCGCGTTCAATCGCCCCGAAGTGCGCAATGCCTTCCGCCCCAAAACAACTTTTGAACTCCTCAATGCCTTTGAAGATGCCACCCACGACCCCAAAGTAGGTGTGGTGCTGCTGTCGGGAGAGGGGCCTTCGCCAAAAGACGGGATTTGGGCCTTCTGCTCAGGGGGCGACCAAAAAGCCCGCCAAAAAGGAGGCTACCGCGCCGAAGATGGCCGCGACCGCCTCAATATTTTGGAAGTGCAGCGGCAAATCCGTTTTATGACCAAACCCGTGATTGCGGTGGTGCCAGGTTGGGCTGTTGGCGGCGGGCATAGCCTACACGTTGTCTGCGACCTGACGCTCGCCAGCAAAGAACACGCCATTTTTAAACAAACCGACGCCGACGTTGCCAGCTACGACGCGGGCTACGGCTCGGCTTATTTGGCACGGATGATTGGACAAAAACGTGCCCGTGAGATTTTCTTTTTAGGACGTAATTATTCAGCCCAAGAGGCTTTTGAAATGGGCATGGTCAACGCCGTAGTGCCTCACGATGAACTCGAAGATACAGCCTTCCAGTGGGCGCAGGAGATTTTGGGCAAGAGCCCAATGGCGATTCGGATGTTGAAATTTGCCTTCAACCTCGTGGACGATGGCTTGGTGGGACAGCAATTGTTTGCAGGTGAAGCCACTCGCTTAGGCTACATGACCGAAGAGGCGCAAGAAGGGCGTGATGCGTTTCTCGAAAAACGCAAACCAAATTGGGATAAGTTTGAGCGTTTTTCGTAA